Below is a window of Candidozyma auris chromosome 3, complete sequence DNA.
GTTGCGTCCTAGTCTCGATATTGTGACCGTGGCCGCCATTCGAAGAATGACTGctgttcaagaagttggagaagtccTTTCCCCCTGTTACGTTATGCTGTTGTCCCAGATTTATCTGCTGGTTCGACCGTTGCAGTTTGATCTTGCTTAAATATCTGGAgttgtttttttgaaggttGCTGAAAATGCTTTGGTCAGGCTGGTAAGAGCTAACACTGGCGGCCGTGGTTGTAGCCGCCACTGGTTCAGCGGGTTCTTTGTTGCGTAAATCGTTATTGGGTCTAGCCTTGAATGAGATTCCACTTATACGTTCATCTTTCATTTTCTGATCTAACCGCTCATCGGAAGCCCCCTCCATGATATTGTAAGCGAGTGGTTCACCCACTTTGCGAGTGATACCAGTGGACTGCGATAAAAGTAATGACCCACCATATAGATTCTTATCCATGAGCTCTTCTGACGAGCTATTCGTCGACATGAATGCGGGAGGCTCTGAAGTGCATTTACCCTTATCGCGGTCCTGAACTCTTTGTAAATGGCTGTTTTGTAGCGCCTGGAGTCCACTAACGCCGGTCTTCTCAGCGCCTTCAGAAATGGATTTATCCGTCTCGTGTTCCTCTCTCACATCCTCCATACTCCTATGCAAATTCTCCAGAGATGTTCCCTTTTTGTCACTCCATTCCTGGGCATTCAGCGCTACCGTCTCTTTCGACTGATCCTGATCATTGCTTTCAACCTCGGAGTCTTCACTAAGGTCCTCATACTCGTTGCTCTCAGCGTCCTCATTTAACTTTACGATTGCTCTTCCTCTCTTGGAGCTGAGACGCAACCCTATTCCCGAGCCATTATTCACCGAGTTGTTCAATCCTTTAAGCGAATTCAGCGACTTGCTAGACCTCATGGAGCTATTTGAAAAGGTCTTATACAAAGACTTATCCTTAGCTGAGCTATTCAGAGTGGTTTTACGTAACGGTGCAAATCCTTTTAGAGAATTGGCCAGCGTTGACCGGTTCAACGGAGCTTTCCCTGCATTGTTCAGTACGCTCTTGTTCAAAGGTAAAAGCACGGGGACTTTTGTGAACGACCTGTTGTTCCGCTTGAGCCCCGGctgtctttgatttctgatCAAATCGGACGATTTCGAACGATTTAAATGGGGTTTTGGCCCCGATGTGCTGAGTCTTACTGGTGTCTTCGTATGGGAATGAGATCTCATGTGCGATCTTCGTTTCTTTTCGTGAGTCGGCGTTCTGGACGCACCATGACGGGAAGGTTTGATATGATCTTGTGACGGCAGCAGCTGTACGGGTCCATCGGTAGTTGATAGTGAGGGCTCTGAGTTCGTATGTTGTAGCTTCTCTGGTGGAACCTCGGTCATCCTATGTTCTTGGATACTTCGGTGCTTTGGTACTTTTTATGCGTTTAAATGCTGGCTATATGCTGTTTTGACTGTGTCTATGAAATCAATAATCTGGATTTCCTCCGATAtactcttcttgaaagtaCCTCGTTAATCATCAGTATATAAGTTATCGCACTGTGTGGAGGTCCTCTCACAAAGGTGAGATGCAGGCATCTCTCTCCATTCGGACTCTCCCAAGAGTGACTCCGGCCacttttttcgcagccactaGTACTCTTCTTGCTCGGGAACTTTGAACCGTAGATTGTACCCTTTGTTGTAAACGCGCCGCAAGCTGATCTCAAACTCGTCTGCAGATTCGAGCTCAAGATATTTTTTGTATAAAAGTAGGGCAGTTCTGGCATCCTCAATCGAGTCGTGATTAGCCTTTTGTACAGATTCATTGAGTACCATGTATGCTAAAAATTTGAGActcaactttctctttATATCCGGTAGGTAGTAGAGCTCAGCAGTATCACGAATCTGACTCTTGGGCACTTGCAAGTTGATGCATCTGAAATCACTCTTAAGACCGTGACCTACAAAGGTGCACCCCAAGTTCAATAAAAGCCAGAGTTTGCGGTAAGCTGTTTGAAGAGTAACAAGAGTTTTGGTGGAGGTGTGCGGGTCGAGATCGCCTTCTTCGATACCAGAAAATTCCGTAAGATTATCGAAAATGGGCTTCGTATGCACAATATAGTCATCAATGAAGGGCACGCCGTACTTTTCGCCTTCACCTCTCAAGGCAGATATTCGGGCTAATGAGAGCACACTTGGCCTAATAatcctcttctttgtggTCAACCTCGCTTCTGCAACCTCTGGCTTCAATGAGACAAACTCGGCGTCGATGGCAATGAGGCTCCCTATTTGTGGCGCTTCTCGTCTGGTGAGAAGCTCATACTCTCTCTTGATTCCTTCTCTTACACCGGTGGCAAAGTGGTCTCGATATAAGATCGAGTCATTAAGTCGTTCTATTGAACGGAAAAATTCAATCTCAAAGTAAGAAAAGTTTTGATTGTGTGGGTTCTCCGCATTATGATACACCAATACAACCGGCTTTTTCCAGCTGTAAGAGAGGTTAaaaacttcatcttcaggaactgtcatcaccaagaagtcATTAAATAAAAACCATTGGTCTTTACCAGAGGCTGGTGACCggatcttgatgaaggagacCATGTTGTGCTTTCCGGGGGCGCTGGTGGCATCATGGTTGATTTGGCATGAATAACCGAGAAGCTCGTACTTGTCTGCctgttgatggagttgaGTGACCACTGGCTTGAAACTGACTTTTTTATTATTGCCTATTGTCGCGTAAAACTCAGGGACGAGCCATTTCTTGTAGTGTCTCAAAAGCTCGTACTCCTGAGCTGTGAAGGGAATATTGATCAGAAGGACTGGTCCCAACTTCGTTAGGGTTTGCCTTATCTCAAGTGGGAAAGGATTCGTATTGGAAGCCGGTAAGATCTTGTTTTGATTCAAGGAGTACTCGAGGTATGTCAATAGAGTGTAGTTTCGTTTGGTAAGCACTGCTTGAGGTGGCACGTATGTGTTTTGTCCTATTCCTCCTCCGGTTCTGTTCAATGTGCTTGCAGGAGGTGTCATCAAGTCCAAAGTTGCCTGTGAACCTTGCTGCATTTCTATGAACTCTCCATTGGTAGTATAGATATTGAGCTCATAGTGCATGGATGTCATGTCTTGTAAAAATAGGTTGAACTGCTTGGCGTAGTCGTTTATCACTGACTCGACTAAgaatttgttgaaagtGATTATCAATGTCTGGAGCTGAAAAGCATTTAAAGAAACGCCTTCATCCTTGATAATTAGCCCGTGTGCCTTGGCAACCGGACTCTCGCTTAAAATTTGGGAGAAATTATTTATGCTGACATTCTTTCCACCGGCTTTATGCATCATATCAAACAAGTATCCTAGTTCATTCAACACGGATGAGCCTTGAGGGTTGTGCTGGTCTATGATAACTTCCGAAGAATTAGGTAGCCACTCCTCAAGAAGACTGCCAGTAACAACGCTGTAAAATATGGGCAGGAATCTGTAGATTTGAATAAGTGAGTTGGCATACGAGTTGTCCAAATGGTTTTCAAGACCACAAAAAGAGCCCCCAGATCTGTTGTAATACTCGAAATCGAAGTCGTCCACTCCAAACTTCGAGTACTGAATCTCTAGCCGGCTGTAGCACGAAGGCACCTGATTAGTGTACGATGCTTTATATTGAAAGATAGTCTCGGAGTCATTCTCATCGTGAAATGCCGAAATCTTTGTGGTTTGAGCGTTTTTGTCATTATTTCTGTGCCCTTCATGAAATGAAGCGGTACTTCCAGGATTAGGTGATCCCGTCTCTGTTTCTCTATTGAAAGAAATCGGCGATGCCGTAGCACTTCGCTCACTGATAAACTTCGGAACGAGATTCTGCTTGGTATTATTGAATTTGTCCTTCGTTGGAGCTTTCAAATGATCGCCCTCATCATCAGTTACAACATTACGAGGACCGTATTTTCTTGGATCATAAGGCAAAAACTTTCCAGGATTCCGCTCACTGAGCTCTAGGAGTTCTTGGTCAATTTTTACGGGAGTTTTCAGTGTCTCTTTTGTAAAGATCCTTTCAGCTGGAATGTACGACGCAAGGTACTCTTTATAGTACGGCAAACCAACCAGATTGAGCGGGTAGGGCTCATCTAATCCCACTGCGTTCACTGATGATGGCTGCGACGTGACCTCAGGTAGATCAAGTGAGATAGGATAGCTAACAAAGTTTCCAGGACCATTGGAATTGATACCCCATAGGCTCAAAGTATTATGACCGTCTGTAAAGGCAAGAAACTCTCCATTATCGCTCACATCGAGATTCAGCAAGTACAGAGAGTTCATCCCTGACACAGAATTTGCTGGAGATGGCGATGTAAGGTCTGCTTGGTATAAGTGAACTTGCAGCTGATCGTACATATCGACAAACTGGATCTGGCCAGCTGACGATGCAATCACGACGATATTCGGTATTTTTGGGTAGAATTTGGCAAACTTTGCGCCCGCGGGGAATGGGATGGGTGAAACCACACGCATCATTCTCAAGTCATAGATATTTACTAAAGGGTCCACGACGTAATTCGCGGAGCCCGAAGCGCCATATCTTCTAGGCCGAGAGGAGAGCCCGCATGTAGCTACATAGTTGCCTTTAACATCAAGGTCTGAAAGAAGACCGCTGTGACctgagaagcttttgatcACCTCATTGGAATTCGGGTCAAAAAGGTCCACCGAGCCTGAATTGTTTCCTAACGCTAGCAATTTCGACAGGTGGTTGATGAAGCGCAATTCTTTGTCGTGACTGAAGTACTGAATAGCAGACGGCTTGTTCATGTCTATTTTAAACAAGGAGTGAGTGCCGCCCACAATGATATCCGTCGAAGTGGAGTACGCCAGCGTCAAGCACGTCAAACCGGAAAAGGCTTGTTTGTCATGGTCACTTTTTAGCTGCAGCTGTGTTAGGCAAGCTTCATTGATGCCTCGCCTCGTGTTAAAAGTGATGGAGTTTTTGGACAAGGCGAAGATGCCCTTCTTGTGGTTCAATTGCTGCAAGATTGGATCCCCTCTAGGAGAAGCTCTGAATCTTGTGTAGCTGTACAAAGAGACGGGAGGCTGAATCCCGAATCCGGCATTATCTGGCAGCATCGAGGTGAACGACGAGGCGTACCCGCCGGAGTCTGCACACCATAGAAGATTGCAAGTGTGGTCGAATAGTAGCGAGGTCAATTGGCCGGTTTCACCCGAACGGCTCAGTCGGCTCGTAACGGGGATTCGAGTTACCTGGAGTTAGCAGAAAAAAACAAGATAATACCGTAAATTTAGATAAACATACCTCAGTCCAACCGTCCATGGTGGTTTCTTTGGTTGTGTAGTGTAGATAGTATTGATATCCAACGCGAGAGTGTAGTGTATAGAGGAGAGCAGAGGGTTGAGACAGGGGAACCAAGGAAGACCAAGACGCTACAAGGGAGGGCAGGTGATAATACAGATCAAGCTATTTCGAGACCGCAAAGGCGTCAATGTGACAACATTGAACGTTCTTGTGGATTGTCCTGTGTCCACGTGACgttccaattttttttcccgGGCGGGTGGAGGGTCCCCAGCGCATAACCTCCATAAACCTTCCcaagttgcagccattctcgAACAATCACGTTATGGGAGACGAATAACCCAGACGCTGGCAAATTGACTCATTCCATGATCGTTTTGAACTCTTCTGAGAAACATTACTCATGACTcgaacaaaaataaaaaaaaagtcgCCCACTGTTGCCACTCACGTCACTATTAGTCATAGGCTGCCACCTTTTTTGGTCCCTTAACTATGCGCTCAATTATGGAGACCACACTGTAGGGGCCTGTGAAGTCTCACTATTCAGTATGAGAGTGTGTACCCTCGCTCGCATGTGGCACCCCACAGGGCCCATATACAAACGCACCCTCGCAGCTCTCACTGTTTACAATATATAAAGGAACCGTGGTCCCCTGGTGtgtcttccttttttttttgttgactAACCAcacttcatctttcatACATTTTTGGTCTCATCCCTTGAGTTTATAGAGCTCGTCTCATTCACATCCCCTCCTTGATCATCACTACACTGTACCATGTTTAAGTCTGTCTTGTCTGGGTGGTTTACCAAGTCGCTGTCGCTGGTGCCCTTGGCTTCCTCCGAGGTCAACCGCTCCTTCACCATGGCTGGCAGAGACTCCCACCAGGTGTACCACGTGTCGATGAACGACGACAACACTGACGACTTTGTCGACATTGCGTACCGCAAGTTGTCGTATGCTGAGGTGGCGTCGATTGCCAGACACAGACAGCAGACTTCGAAGGTGCCTCATGGCCGTTGCTCTTCGCCCCGGGTGGCCCACAACCGGTACGCTGTTTTGGCGGCgaacgacgacgacgacgacgcCTCCGAGCTGGTGTACTCggagaagttcaagatcaacaacTACTTTAGCAAGAATAAGGTGTACAAGCAAGCCGATAAGGTAAAGGCGGCTCGCAGCAAGCAGAAGAAGGCGTACAACGGCAGGTCCCACTGAGCtcacaaaaaatttttaAAATAACTATCTATATAATATATCGGCGCCGGCGTTGCTTATTTATTCCTCCTCAGTCGCTACGTTTACTTCGTCGACACTGTGTGTCTGTGGGCTCTTACTCAATACATGCCATTCTCTTATCATGTATAGTGCTTATCAGGTACCGCGCGCTGTAAACACTGATAACAGTGTTGGCAGCCCAACAATACTATAGGCTTGGCGTTAATCAAGAGGCCGAGTGAGGTTTTTGGctgttttgtttttgattCCTCGAGCGTATTGGCATTGTGGGTTCAAAATCTCTGTGCATGGGTGTTGTTCCCCAGATTAGTAAGGCAGTGTGTTTAGGTAGCTCGACTTGTGTGCAGTACTCTGTGACGTAAATTCAAACCTGACCTCGTGGCGTCATGAACGCACGTTGTGTTTAGCAATACACGTGTGGTTTGTAATGTTTCATTTGCTATCCCGATTTTGTAAATTCTTATTGTCGGCAAgtaaaaagaaaggatAGTTTGTACAAGATATCCTACAAAAAGTTACTCCGATACGGGGAGTCGAACCCCGGTCTGCTCGGTGAAAGCGAACCGTGATAGCCGTTACACTATATCGGATTTGTTATatcagaagaagttgacgaaAATATATATCATGTGAACGTTTCACTTAAAAACCAGTGAATACTCGAGTTCTTGTTCTCATATTTGCATTTTATACTTTaaaaagctgaaaaagTGCGATTTACTATCAAATTTAGGTCTGTAAAGCCTTCAGCTCAATCCCCAtagaatggctgcaaaatagaCTCGAACTAACCTCAAAGATGAATTAATACACATTAGGTCTGATTTCAGACAGTCTTTGTGATACGCAGGTACATTTTTGTGGACAGCTCCAAATTTGCTCCGTAGAAGTGTCTATAAGGGCGTGGTGTAGAAGAATCGTATGGTTGAACTTAGCAATGATAGAGACTTCTCGAGTAGCTGATCTCTTGTACCCCATGAAATACTGACATTTTTTAACTTGATGTACTCCGCTTTTCTCAATTGTCTCTTTCACTTTTGAGCCAATTGAAATGAAGTATAGACTTGCTTGGTGAGGGAGTGAGCTCAGTTGCCCTCAAATTGCACCAATATTGCCTACCAAGACCCTTGTAAGGGTAGGAATAGATATATGTTTCAAAATTGAGCGTCTTAAACTCGATTTTTCTCTACAGTCATTTCAATGCTAATGTGAGAGACGCCTATACCTTTGTAGGAGAAGTGCCTCTAACAAGTGAAGCTGTGTAAAGGTTTGTTTTCTACAGCGATTTACTTTAATGTCGAAAAATGGTTTTTCCAGAGTTATTCTCAATTTGGTAATTATCGTGCCTTACTATCTGATCCTTTCATTCCTACTCTTCTCTCGCTCAAACTTCGGCCACTGTTCTTTCCTTTATTGAtatcttcaaaaaagctGCACTGGTTGCAACTTCCTCAATGAGAAAAGCTGGCAAGAATGTGGTCGAAATGCAGCTCACGGAAATGGATCACGATCTTCACGATAAGTGTTTGAACTCATTTTAATGCTTCGGGATATTGAAGGCTTaatctcatcaaactcAAAAACTGTAAAAGTCATTTGACTTTTTTAGGCACTTGTCAAATACGTCGATTGCCGACAGAACCAGTACACTGCAGCATTAACTCCTTCCAATTTTGCACTTTCCTTTCTGCTCATCCCATGGGTTATATAAAGCCAGAGTTCAAATTGAACTAATTTCTCTTCAGACACTTCTTCTACTTCTACCCAAATTTACCAAAGTTTCGCTAagattttttcaaatactTGCCCCACCACTCGATATAGCTCATAACACCGAACTCTATGCCTCCACACCTTATTCCCATCTCTGTCGAGTTTGAAAGTCCTAAAGAGCTTAATGATCCTCCAGTTATTAAAGCTCTCGACGAGAAGCTTGCAGCTAGAAagagacttgaagctcGCTATAGAAACTTTGCTGCTTATAAAGAATTTCGCTTGAAAGCAGAATTTGATGCTAGGGGAAAGGGAATTGAAGCTGCTAAAATAGTGGAATACGAAGCTCTGAAGGATGCTGAATCCATAAATCTGGCAAGCCAAGACGAGTCTATGTCACCATTGATAAGTTGCTCgaacaaagaaattgaacgCAAGTCTCCTCTTCCAAGTATGAACGTTACACAATGTCTGTCTTATCAATTGATAGACTGGGCTTCAGTATCTGCTGCAAAGacttttttaaaaaaaCACCTTGGCTGAAATATTGGCGGGGTTATCACACGCTAAGGGTTAGAACGAACAGGCGATTTACGAAATTGGCTGGTCAGACAAAAGCTCCTTGTATGTACTATAAGCACCTATCTAAGCGTCACAGTCAATAGGAAAGATTTTCCTTAGTGTACCTTTATATTCGTTAAAGGGTTCCAGTTATCAAGCATAGTTTACCCTAGCTTTGTAAATTAGGCAATCTAGATAcgctcttttcttcctctaTGATCCACTGCACAAGCATATATACACTGTATTGGTGAAAGTCAGTTAGCACTCAGGAACTTCTCTTTGTTGGCAGTGTGATATATGAGCAGAGGAGAGGATGGTCTATCTAACCATTACAGAATAAGAATCCTCGCTTTCTCTTTTAAGAGCAACCCCTTTACTATGAGTAGGCAGACTACAGTATTTCCGGTCCACTCCTTTGCTGAAATACCTATACCAAGATGCAAAGTAAAGTTCCTCTAGTGATTGCTCTTTTTAACACAAGACAATTGTTGTCCAGGCAAAAATTtgttttctccaaagagagCCTTCAATCTTTCATTTTGGGTCGTATACATTTTTAACGTAGCATGACTTTGAAGGCAAAGTTCTACCCTCGGTATCTTTCACTGTGACCTCCACGTGAAAAGATTCAAGTCTCGTAAAGTAAGTTGCACTCCAAAGGTGCTTATGAAACAGAATATAGTTAAGTAGAGAGTGCATTTAGAGTTATTATGTTGTTCCAGTGGCACTTGGTCGTGAAAGCAGTATCACATGTCTCTCACAATTACAATTTAGAAACGTATTGGCAAATCGTTTATTGAAACTCAGATCTTGGCGATTAATAATGCATCTTGAGAATTATTTTATCGGGCAAAAAGATGCACAGAAGGATGATACCATATGACATCGCAATTAGCTATCCATTTTCGGACTTCAATGGCACTTGTGCGACGTTGAGATCTATTATTATTTATTTGAGGTTTTGAGAGAGGCATTCAAATCtaaaatgaagaagtaaTGCCctttctgtttctttcaagatTTGTAATTGATCATTTTAGAACTCAATGGACAATGTTCTGACATTTGGAATGAATTTGTGAACTATAAGTAGAGGCGATTTGACCTTCAAGAACAGCTTTTATTCATCACACACCCTATCAAGCAAAAGACAAGGACAAAGATaaacaaaaaaacaaaCGCTGAAAATGAAGTTCTCTATCACTGCTATCATCGCTGCTACTGGTTCTTTGGTTGCCGCTGCTCCAACTCCAAGCTCCACTGATGCTCCCTCTTTTTCTGAGGTTCCATCCTCTGTTGAAAGCTCCTTTGGTGTTCCAACTGAGGCTATCATTGGCCAGTTCTCCTTTGATGCGGATGAGTACCCGTTGCTCACTGTCTATGAAGACCGTCGCTACATCATTTTGCTTAACTCCACCATCATGGAGGAGGCTTATGCCTCTCTCAACTCTGGAAATGAGAAAAGAGACGCTGAAGCTGAGGCCAAATGGGGTTGGTTAAGGTTCTTCCCCGGCGAACCATTCGTTAAAAGAGATGCTGAAGCAGATGCTGAAGCCAAATGGGGCTGGTTAAGATTCTTTCCAGGTGAGCCTTTTGTCAAGAGAGATGC
It encodes the following:
- a CDS encoding poly(A)-specific ribonuclease, translated to MDGWTEVTRIPVTSRSSRSGETGQLTSLLFDHTCNLLWCADSGGYASSFTSMSPDNAGFGIQPPVSLYSYTRFRASPRGDPILQQLNHKKGIFALSKNSITFNTRRGINEACLTQSQLKSDHDKQAFSGLTCLTSAYSTSTDIIVGGTHSLFKIDMNKPSAIQYFSHDKELRFINHSSKLLALGNNSGSVDLFDPNSNEVIKSFSGHSGLLSDLDVKGNYVATCGLSSRPRRYGASGSANYVVDPLVNIYDLRMMRVVSPIPFPAGAKFAKFYPKIPNIVVIASSAGQIQFVDMYDQSQVHLYQADLTSPSPANSVSGMNSSYLSNLDVSDNGEFLAFTDGHNTLSLWGINSNGPGNFVSYPISLDLPEVTSQPSSVNAVGLDEPYPLNSVGLPYYKEYLASYIPAERIFTKETSKTPVKIDQELLELSERNPGKFLPYDPRKYGPRNVVTDDEGDHLKAPTKDKFNNTKQNLVPKFISERSATASPISFNRETETGSPNPGSTASFHEGHRNNDKNAQTTKISAFHDENDSETIFQYKASYTNQVPSCYSRLEIQYSKFGVDDFDFEYYNRSGGSFCGLENHLDNSYANSLIQIYRFSPIFYSVVTGSLLEEWLPNSSEVIIDQHNPQGSSVLNELGYLFDMMHKAGGKNVSINNFSQILSESPVAKAHGLIIKDEGVSLNAFQLQTLIITFNKFLVESVINDYAKQFNLFLQDMTSMHYELNIYTTNGEFIEMQQGSQATLDLMTPPASTLNRTGGGIGQNTYVPPQAVLTKRNYTLLTYLEYSLNQNKILPASNTNPFPLEIRQTLTKLGPVLSINIPFTAQEYELLRHYKKWLVPEFYATIGNNKKVSFKPVVTQLHQQADKYELLGYSCQINHDATSAPGKHNMVSFIKIRSPASGKDQWFLFNDFLVMTVPEDEVFNLSYSWKKPVVLVYHNAENPHNQNFSYFEIEFFRSIERLNDSILYRDHFATGVREGIKREYELLTRREAPQIGSLIAIDAEFVSLKPEVAEARLTTKKRIIRPSVLSLARISALRGEGEKYGVPFIDDYIVHTKPIFDNLTEFSGIEEGDLDPHTSTKTLVTLQTAYRKLWLLLNLGCTFVGHGLKSDFRCINLQVPKSQIRDTAELYYLPDIKRKLSLKFLAYMVLNESVQKANHDSIEDARTALLLYKKYLELESADEFEISLRRVYNKGYNLRFKVPEQEEY
- the TCO89 gene encoding Tco89p, whose product is MTEVPPEKLQHTNSEPSLSTTDGPVQSSPSQDHIKPSRHGASRTPTHEKKRRSHMRSHSHTKTPVRLSTSGPKPHLNRSKSSDLIRNQRQPGLKRNNRSFTKVPVLLPLNKSVSNNAGKAPLNRSTSANSLKGFAPLRKTTSNSSAKDKSLYKTFSNSSMRSSKSSNSLKGLNNSVNNGSGIGLRLSSKRGRAIVKLNEDAESNEYEDLSEDSEVESNDQDQSKETVASNAQEWSDKKGTSSENLHRSMEDVREEHETDKSISEGAEKTGVSGLQALQNSHLQRVQDRDKGKCTSEPPAFMSTNSSSEELMDKNLYGGSLLLSQSTGITRKVGEPLAYNIMEGASDERLDQKMKDERISGISFKARPNNDLRNKEPAEPVAATTTAASVSSYQPDQSIFSNLQKNNSRYLSKIKSQRSNQQINSGQQHNVTGGKDFSNFLNSSHSSNGGHGHNIETRTQQRLWLQRENSLMDVSQNLDHAKLQNLSNMSLNKLMFAHNYNNSTTNVRDQARPQNPQTPGAQLGPSPSESEGPNTGDPGNVTNLLYLIQSGHQQGSVRSRTEYERLNREYLNVRRHLNPVAESLNRLEKYDANLKGIHVQKNTNLSKSASASVHSQVLNANKFEEFASERENRDDKASMLVNRLWQEALLQTSSSSSPSMSRHGDSNEHSSFHLNPQQIQRRSQPMGSSRSSGSVSQRSSLTPTTRAVKLAAQASADGSSSFQR
- the MFALPHA gene encoding mating pheromone alpha; its protein translation is MKFSITAIIAATGSLVAAAPTPSSTDAPSFSEVPSSVESSFGVPTEAIIGQFSFDADEYPLLTVYEDRRYIILLNSTIMEEAYASLNSGNEKRDAEAEAKWGWLRFFPGEPFVKRDAEADAEAKWGWLRFFPGEPFVKRDAEADAEAKWGWLRFFPGEPFVKRDAEADAEAKWGWLRFFPGEPFVKRDADAEAKWGWLRFYPGEPFVKREVEADLEG